From a single Vigna radiata var. radiata cultivar VC1973A unplaced genomic scaffold, Vradiata_ver6 scaffold_206, whole genome shotgun sequence genomic region:
- the LOC106780797 gene encoding uncharacterized protein LOC106780797, which yields MKNKRASRRDKKEIKVTYISSPVKVKTSASNFRALVQELTGQYSNLAETSMPMEEENEHLVKTRQSEPQQWRVDEGTNFIMRPEYNELLSRSFMEPFNQQQQLQYDLMTFDMS from the coding sequence ATGAAGAACAAAAGGGCAAGTAGAAGGGACAAAAAGGAGATCAAAGTGACTTATATTTCGAGCCCCGTGAAGGTGAAGACCAGTGCCTCAAATTTTAGGGCACTCGTGCAAGAACTCACTGGCCAATACTCCAATCTTGCTGAAACCTCCATGCccatggaagaagaaaatgaacacTTGGTTAAAACTCGTCAAAGTGAGCCTCAACAATGGAGGGTGGATGAGGGCACCAACTTCATCATGAGACCTGAGTATAATGAACTTCTCTCAAGATCCTTCATGGAGCCATtcaatcaacaacaacaacttcaATACGATTTGATGACTTTTGACATGTCCTAG